DNA from Thermomicrobium roseum DSM 5159:
GCGTTCCCCTCACTGCCGCTGCCGAAACAGAACACTTCCACGTTTTAGTCTCCGAACAGCGCGCGACCGATCCGGACGAGCGTCGCTCCTTCCTCGACAGCGATGTCGAAATCGTTCGACATGCCCATGGAAAGCTCCGGGAGAGGGTGTTGGAAACGTTCTTGAAGCTGATCGCGCAGCTCCCGCAGTGCGCGGAAGACTGGCCGGACAAGTTCGCTTTCTGCTACGAGCGGTGCGATCGTCATCAGGCCGCGAACGTCCAAATGTGGTTTCGTGAGCCCCAAAGCGAGAAGTTCAGCAGCCTCAGCCGGTCGACAACCGTGTTTCTGTTCCTCGCCGGCGATATTCACCTGAATCAAGATAGGAAGGCGGCGGCCAACGCGCGCAGCTC
Protein-coding regions in this window:
- a CDS encoding YggS family pyridoxal phosphate-dependent enzyme encodes the protein MQEYERLREHLARVRCRIERAAERAGRDPQSVQIVAVTKGIDREKVQAAYELGLRLFGENRVQEAQRKFGENPLPPDAELHLIGYLQTNKVRHAVKLFALIHSVDRAALIEELHERAARVGRRLPILIQVNIAGEEQKHGCRPAEAAELLALGLTKPHLDVRGLMTIAPLVAESELVRPVFRALRELRDQLQERFQHPLPELSMGMSNDFDIAVEEGATLVRIGRALFGD